In Streptomyces longhuiensis, the following proteins share a genomic window:
- a CDS encoding methylated-DNA--[protein]-cysteine S-methyltransferase yields the protein MNANGQNATGDSATEDSAADGAGLTVVWAVVGTDIGPLLLAATDAGLVNVVFHASPAVRDRAVERLGSRLGTEPVEAPDSPLLAESIRQLKAYFAGERRDFELPLDWSLISGFNRQVLRELASGVPFGTVVGYGDLAGRVGQPGAAQAVGVAMGANPLPVVVPCHRVVESDGGIGGFGGGLETKRQLLALEGVLPQPLF from the coding sequence ATGAACGCCAATGGGCAGAACGCCACTGGGGACAGCGCCACCGAGGACAGTGCCGCAGACGGGGCCGGGCTCACGGTCGTCTGGGCCGTCGTCGGCACGGACATCGGGCCGCTGCTCCTCGCCGCGACGGACGCCGGGCTGGTGAATGTCGTCTTCCACGCCTCCCCCGCCGTGCGGGACCGGGCGGTCGAGCGGCTCGGTTCCCGGCTCGGGACCGAGCCGGTGGAAGCCCCGGACTCGCCGCTCCTGGCCGAGTCCATACGTCAGCTGAAGGCCTACTTCGCCGGTGAGCGGCGCGACTTCGAGCTGCCGCTCGACTGGTCGCTGATCTCCGGGTTCAACCGGCAGGTCCTGCGCGAGCTGGCGTCCGGCGTCCCGTTCGGCACGGTCGTCGGCTACGGGGATCTGGCGGGCCGTGTCGGGCAGCCGGGGGCCGCGCAGGCGGTGGGCGTGGCCATGGGAGCCAATCCGCTGCCGGTCGTGGTGCCGTGCCACCGCGTCGTGGAGAGCGATGGCGGCATCGGCGGATTCGGTGGCGGCCTGGAGACGAAGCGGCAGCTGCTGGCGCTGGAAGGGGTCCTTCCGCAGCCGCTGTTCTGA
- a CDS encoding MFS transporter translates to MPDSAARRRPSVPVTPEDLAGLRRRVTAVLVASQILGGLGVATGIALAAVLAKQVSGDEALSGLAPTATVAGTALLSVPLAALMTARGRRPGLVLAYLIGALGAGVVVLAAAVGSFPLLLVGMAGFGAASSANLQARFAAADLAEPQRRARAISNVVWATTIGAVLGPNIAAPAGRSVAGLGIPAAAGPFLWAAGVFLVSAVMVQVLLRPDPLLTARALAPEEEKSAGARSIRAGFTAVAASPRARLALVTVAVSHTAMVSIMSMTPVDLGHHGASIDLIGLVISGHIAGMYAFSPVMGRLSDRLGRLSVIGLAVGLLACAALLAGTAGGNHGQTAAGLFVLGLGWSAGLVSGSALLTDSVPQAARAAAQGLSDLTMNTAAGVGGAAAGLVVATASYAWLNLAAACLLLPLAALALFGRRPATR, encoded by the coding sequence ATACCCGATTCCGCCGCGCGCCGCCGTCCTTCCGTCCCCGTGACGCCCGAGGACCTGGCCGGGCTGCGCCGCCGTGTCACCGCCGTGCTCGTCGCGAGCCAGATACTCGGCGGGCTCGGTGTCGCCACCGGCATCGCGCTCGCCGCCGTGCTCGCCAAGCAGGTCAGCGGGGACGAGGCGCTGTCCGGGCTCGCGCCGACCGCGACGGTCGCAGGGACCGCCCTGCTGTCCGTTCCGCTCGCCGCCCTGATGACGGCGCGGGGGCGGCGGCCCGGGCTCGTCCTCGCGTACCTGATCGGCGCGCTGGGGGCCGGGGTCGTCGTGCTGGCCGCCGCGGTGGGGAGCTTCCCGCTGCTGCTCGTCGGCATGGCCGGCTTCGGCGCCGCCTCGTCGGCCAATCTCCAGGCGCGGTTCGCGGCCGCCGATCTGGCCGAGCCGCAGCGCCGGGCGCGGGCGATCTCGAACGTCGTGTGGGCCACCACGATCGGCGCGGTGCTCGGGCCCAACATCGCGGCGCCCGCGGGCCGCAGCGTCGCCGGGCTCGGCATCCCCGCGGCGGCGGGGCCCTTCCTGTGGGCGGCCGGGGTCTTCCTCGTCTCGGCCGTCATGGTGCAGGTCCTGCTGCGCCCCGACCCGCTCCTGACCGCCCGCGCCCTGGCTCCCGAGGAGGAGAAGTCGGCCGGAGCGCGGTCGATCCGGGCCGGGTTCACCGCGGTCGCCGCGTCGCCGCGTGCCCGGCTCGCCCTCGTGACCGTCGCCGTCTCGCACACCGCGATGGTTTCGATCATGTCGATGACGCCGGTCGACCTCGGCCATCACGGTGCGAGCATCGATCTCATCGGCCTGGTCATCAGCGGGCACATCGCGGGCATGTACGCGTTCTCGCCGGTGATGGGACGGCTGTCGGACCGGCTCGGGCGGCTCTCCGTGATCGGCCTCGCCGTGGGCCTGCTCGCCTGTGCGGCGCTGCTCGCGGGCACGGCGGGCGGCAACCACGGGCAGACCGCCGCGGGCCTGTTCGTCCTGGGACTCGGCTGGTCCGCGGGCCTCGTCTCCGGTTCGGCCCTGCTGACCGACTCGGTGCCGCAGGCCGCGCGGGCCGCCGCACAGGGCCTGTCCGACCTGACCATGAACACGGCGGCCGGCGTCGGCGGCGCGGCCGCGGGCCTGGTCGTCGCGACGGCGAGCTACGCCTGGCTCAACCTGGCCGCGGCCTGCCTCCTGCTGCCGCTCGCCGCACTCGCCCTCTTCGGCCGGCGGCCCGCCACCAGGTGA
- a CDS encoding cupin domain-containing protein: MTTNDQATASFAVHIPDVALEPDPLDPEQIVSGDPVVTGKVLWESADGKQLRGIWQITPGVVTDTEANELFVVVSGRATVEVQGGQTLEVGPGDAAVLREGDRTTWTVHETLRKAYHITLP, from the coding sequence ATGACCACGAACGATCAGGCCACTGCTTCTTTTGCCGTACACATCCCGGACGTTGCACTCGAACCGGATCCCCTCGATCCGGAGCAGATCGTCTCGGGCGACCCCGTCGTCACGGGCAAGGTGCTCTGGGAGTCCGCCGACGGCAAGCAGCTGCGGGGCATCTGGCAGATCACGCCGGGCGTGGTCACGGACACCGAGGCGAACGAGCTGTTCGTGGTCGTCTCCGGCCGCGCCACGGTCGAGGTCCAGGGCGGGCAGACCCTGGAGGTGGGCCCCGGCGACGCGGCGGTACTGCGCGAGGGAGACCGCACGACGTGGACCGTGCACGAGACCCTGCGGAAGGCGTACCACATCACGCTGCCCTGA
- a CDS encoding GlsB/YeaQ/YmgE family stress response membrane protein produces MEISGVISAIVIGIVIGVLGRLALPGRQRIGILATVVVGIVAALLGSAIAAGIGVADTKGVDWVEWLIQIGLAALGVALLDRGRTSGRSRGRAWSRTRR; encoded by the coding sequence ATGGAGATTTCCGGCGTCATCAGCGCGATCGTGATCGGCATCGTCATCGGCGTCCTGGGCCGGCTCGCCCTGCCGGGCCGTCAGCGCATCGGCATCCTGGCGACGGTCGTCGTCGGCATCGTGGCCGCGCTGCTCGGTTCGGCCATCGCCGCGGGCATCGGTGTCGCGGACACCAAGGGGGTCGACTGGGTGGAGTGGCTGATCCAGATCGGCCTGGCCGCCCTGGGTGTGGCCCTGCTCGACCGGGGCCGGACGAGCGGCCGGTCACGCGGCCGCGCATGGAGCCGTACGCGCCGCTGA
- a CDS encoding pseudouridine-5'-phosphate glycosidase: protein MVLVSDEVREAVAAGRPVVALESTIIAHGLPRPRNLRVALELEELVRAEGAVPATIAVLDGRPHVGLDKSQLERVATEDGIRKLSHRDLPLAVATGASGATTVSATALLAARAGVRVFATGGLGGVHRRWTETQDESADLGLLARTRITVVCAGVKSILDVPATLQRLETLGVSVAGYGTGRFPGFYLSDSGHPVDWTLGEPAEVAGVMRAQDALGGPEAALIVANPVPEAEQLDPALHARVLDDALRACDAEGITGQAVTPFLLDYLVRHTDGASLEANLAAVRGNVRLAARIAAAWARP from the coding sequence GTGGTGCTGGTGTCCGATGAGGTACGGGAAGCGGTGGCCGCGGGCCGGCCGGTCGTGGCCCTGGAGTCGACGATCATCGCGCACGGGCTGCCGCGCCCGCGCAATCTGCGGGTGGCCCTCGAACTCGAAGAGCTGGTGCGCGCCGAGGGCGCGGTGCCCGCGACGATCGCCGTGCTGGACGGGCGGCCCCATGTCGGTCTGGACAAGAGCCAGTTGGAGCGGGTCGCGACAGAGGACGGCATCCGCAAGCTGAGCCACCGCGATCTGCCGCTCGCCGTGGCGACGGGGGCGAGCGGGGCGACGACCGTGTCGGCGACGGCGCTGCTCGCGGCGCGCGCGGGGGTACGGGTGTTCGCGACGGGTGGGCTCGGCGGCGTGCACCGGCGGTGGACCGAGACGCAGGACGAGTCGGCGGACCTCGGGCTGCTCGCGCGGACGCGGATCACCGTGGTGTGCGCGGGCGTCAAGTCGATCCTGGACGTACCGGCGACCCTTCAGCGGCTGGAGACCCTGGGTGTGTCGGTGGCCGGGTACGGGACCGGCCGCTTCCCGGGCTTCTACCTCTCCGACTCGGGCCATCCGGTCGACTGGACGCTGGGCGAACCGGCCGAGGTGGCCGGGGTGATGCGGGCTCAGGACGCGCTGGGCGGGCCCGAGGCCGCGCTGATCGTGGCGAACCCGGTGCCCGAGGCGGAGCAGCTCGACCCCGCGCTCCACGCGCGCGTGCTCGACGATGCGCTGCGGGCGTGCGACGCGGAGGGCATCACGGGGCAGGCGGTCACTCCGTTCCTCCTGGACTACCTGGTTCGGCACACGGACGGCGCCTCTCTGGAGGCCAACCTCGCGGCGGTACGCGGCAACGTACGGCTCGCGGCGCGTATCGCGGCGGCCTGGGCGCGGCCGTGA
- a CDS encoding sugar kinase: protein MSGTLLVVGDVVTDIVARHDAPLATGTDTAAEIRTLPGGAGANVACWAARSGCSDVALLGRVGADSAAWHEEALTRAGVRPRLVVDAEAATGTVISLVDTRAGAERTFLTDSGASLRLSPADWSADLLGGVAWLHLSGYLFFSAEGRALVAAALGSARARGVPVSVDPASAGFLTGLGPDRFLALAEGVEVLLPSRDEAELLSGAGDAEDAAAKLSGRFPLVVVTSGVAGAVVAQGGAVRARVPSVSAVARDSTGAGDAFTGAFLAAWLRGAGPREAATEGCRAGALAVTRVGGRPPPRRERPGPALPTGEDPDPSAESAPAP, encoded by the coding sequence GTGAGCGGAACCCTCCTGGTCGTCGGGGACGTCGTCACGGACATCGTGGCCCGGCACGACGCCCCGCTCGCGACGGGCACGGACACGGCGGCGGAGATCCGTACGCTGCCGGGTGGCGCGGGGGCGAACGTGGCGTGCTGGGCGGCCCGTTCGGGCTGTTCCGACGTGGCGTTGCTCGGGCGGGTCGGCGCCGACTCGGCGGCCTGGCACGAGGAGGCGCTCACGCGCGCGGGGGTGCGTCCGCGGCTCGTCGTCGACGCGGAGGCGGCGACCGGCACGGTGATCTCGCTGGTCGACACGCGAGCCGGTGCCGAGCGGACGTTCCTCACGGACAGTGGCGCCTCGCTGCGCCTCTCCCCGGCCGACTGGTCCGCGGACCTGCTCGGCGGGGTCGCGTGGCTGCATCTGTCCGGGTATCTGTTCTTCTCCGCCGAGGGGCGCGCGCTGGTCGCCGCGGCGCTGGGCTCGGCACGCGCGCGGGGGGTGCCGGTGAGTGTCGATCCCGCGTCGGCCGGCTTCCTCACCGGGCTGGGACCCGACCGGTTCCTGGCGCTCGCGGAGGGCGTGGAGGTCCTGCTCCCCAGCCGGGACGAGGCGGAACTGCTGAGCGGCGCCGGGGACGCGGAGGACGCCGCGGCGAAGCTCAGCGGACGGTTCCCGCTGGTCGTCGTCACGTCGGGGGTCGCGGGAGCGGTCGTGGCGCAGGGCGGGGCGGTACGCGCGCGTGTGCCGTCGGTGTCGGCGGTGGCACGGGACTCCACCGGGGCGGGCGACGCGTTCACCGGCGCGTTCCTCGCCGCGTGGCTGCGGGGCGCAGGGCCACGGGAGGCGGCGACGGAGGGGTGCCGTGCGGGGGCGCTGGCGGTGACGCGGGTGGGCGGCCGACCGCCGCCTCGCCGGGAGCGACCCGGACCCGCACTCCCCACGGGAGAAGACCCGGACCCGTCCGCCGAGAGCGCCCCGGCCCCGTAA
- a CDS encoding methyltransferase domain-containing protein: MTQPEGYLLDNRQQEAGRRFEAFSTLFDPTTFRHIERLGIGPGWSCWEVGAGGTSVVSWLAKKVGPTGKVLATDIDTSWQTSAARSPVEVRRHDVAADEPPTEGFDLVHARLVLVHVPDRERALKSMLRALRPGGRLLVEDADPALQPLACPDEHGPAEELANRLRRGFRELLAERGADLSYGRRLPRLLREAGLREVEADAYFPLTSEACGALETATFQQIRESLVRAGHATDEEIDRHLADVATGTMDLATAPLISAWGRKRA, from the coding sequence ATGACGCAACCCGAGGGCTATCTCCTGGACAACCGGCAACAAGAGGCGGGACGGCGCTTCGAGGCCTTCTCGACCCTCTTCGACCCCACGACGTTCCGGCACATCGAACGCCTCGGCATCGGCCCCGGCTGGAGCTGCTGGGAGGTCGGCGCGGGCGGCACCTCCGTGGTCTCCTGGCTCGCCAAGAAGGTCGGCCCCACCGGGAAGGTCCTCGCGACCGACATCGACACCTCGTGGCAGACGTCAGCCGCCCGTTCCCCCGTCGAGGTCCGCCGCCACGACGTGGCCGCCGACGAGCCGCCCACCGAGGGATTCGACCTGGTCCACGCCCGGCTCGTCCTGGTCCATGTGCCCGACAGGGAGCGGGCGCTGAAATCCATGCTGCGCGCGCTGCGGCCCGGCGGACGGCTGCTCGTCGAGGACGCCGATCCCGCGCTCCAGCCCCTGGCCTGCCCCGACGAGCACGGCCCCGCCGAGGAGCTGGCGAACCGGCTGCGCCGCGGCTTTCGCGAGCTGCTCGCGGAGCGCGGCGCCGACCTGTCGTACGGCCGCAGGCTGCCGAGGCTGCTGAGGGAGGCCGGCCTGCGCGAGGTGGAGGCCGACGCGTACTTCCCGCTGACGTCCGAGGCGTGCGGGGCCCTGGAGACGGCCACGTTCCAGCAGATCCGCGAGTCACTGGTCCGCGCGGGCCACGCCACGGACGAGGAGATCGACCGGCACCTGGCCGACGTCGCGACCGGCACGATGGACCTGGCGACGGCCCCGCTGATCTCGGCGTGGGGACGCAAGCGGGCCTAG
- a CDS encoding magnesium and cobalt transport protein CorA — MTMAGNLRKVGDLRKVSDLRKVGGLRRVARLARRRPRVDLSHPSRSPLGSAVVKCVTYRDGVREQAGRDLVDAVDRVRKSDDGFVWLGLHEPTELEFADIAELFDLHPLAVEDAVHAHQRPKVERYGQTLFAVFKTVCYVEHAELTATSEVVDTGEIMVFIGRDFVITVRHGRHGSLGPVREGLEADPGQLAKGPAAVLHAIADHVVDDYLTVIDAVQSDIDQVEADVFSEDGARADPGRIYQLKRELLELKRAVVPLARPIEELSGRPFQVVAPEIQAYFRDVSDHLLRAAEQIAAFDELLNSILQAHLAQVTVAQNEDMRKITAWAAVVAVPTMGCGVYGMNFDHMPELHWQFGYPLFLGVIASICFVLHRAFRRNGWL; from the coding sequence ATGACGATGGCAGGCAACCTGCGGAAGGTAGGAGATCTCCGGAAGGTGTCCGACCTGCGCAAGGTCGGAGGCCTGAGAAGAGTGGCGCGCCTGGCGCGGCGGCGCCCCCGCGTCGACCTCAGCCACCCCTCCCGCTCGCCGCTGGGTTCGGCGGTCGTCAAGTGCGTGACGTACCGGGACGGGGTCCGCGAGCAGGCCGGGCGTGATCTGGTGGACGCGGTCGACCGGGTCCGCAAGTCCGACGACGGCTTCGTCTGGCTGGGGCTGCACGAGCCGACGGAGCTGGAGTTCGCGGACATCGCCGAGCTGTTCGACCTGCACCCGCTGGCGGTCGAGGACGCGGTGCACGCGCACCAGCGGCCGAAGGTCGAGCGGTACGGGCAGACGCTGTTCGCCGTGTTCAAGACCGTCTGCTACGTGGAGCACGCGGAGCTGACCGCGACCAGCGAGGTCGTCGACACCGGCGAGATCATGGTGTTCATCGGCCGGGACTTCGTGATCACCGTGCGGCACGGGAGGCACGGCTCGCTCGGCCCGGTGCGCGAGGGCCTGGAGGCGGACCCGGGGCAGCTCGCCAAGGGCCCGGCCGCCGTGCTGCACGCGATCGCCGACCACGTGGTGGACGACTATCTCACCGTGATCGACGCCGTCCAGTCGGACATCGACCAGGTCGAGGCGGATGTGTTCAGCGAGGACGGGGCGCGCGCCGACCCGGGCCGGATCTACCAGCTCAAGCGTGAGCTGCTCGAGCTGAAGCGGGCCGTGGTGCCGCTCGCCCGGCCGATAGAGGAGCTCTCGGGCCGCCCCTTCCAAGTGGTGGCGCCGGAGATACAGGCGTACTTCCGGGACGTCTCCGACCATCTGCTGAGGGCCGCCGAACAGATAGCGGCCTTCGACGAGCTGTTGAACTCGATCCTTCAGGCCCATCTCGCGCAGGTGACGGTCGCCCAGAACGAGGACATGCGCAAGATCACGGCCTGGGCCGCGGTCGTGGCCGTGCCGACGATGGGCTGCGGCGTGTACGGGATGAACTTCGACCACATGCCTGAGCTGCACTGGCAGTTCGGGTACCCACTGTTCCTGGGCGTGATCGCGAGCATCTGTTTCGTCCTGCACCGCGCCTTCCGGCGCAACGGGTGGCTCTGA
- a CDS encoding CBS domain-containing protein, which translates to MTTAGDIMHRGAQWIPAHETLDRAAQLMRQLNVGALPISDENERLCGILTDRDIVVGCVAMGHDPSKITAGDLAQGTPRWIDAGADVDEVLQEMQGHQIRRLPVIEDKRLVGMISEADLATHLSDDQMSAWVESVYASR; encoded by the coding sequence ATGACCACCGCCGGAGACATCATGCACCGCGGTGCGCAGTGGATCCCCGCTCACGAGACCCTGGACCGCGCGGCCCAGCTGATGCGGCAGCTGAACGTGGGTGCGCTGCCCATCAGCGACGAGAACGAACGCCTCTGCGGGATCCTCACGGACCGTGACATCGTGGTCGGCTGCGTGGCCATGGGCCACGACCCCTCCAAGATCACCGCGGGTGACCTCGCGCAGGGGACGCCCCGCTGGATCGACGCGGGCGCCGACGTCGACGAGGTCCTCCAGGAGATGCAGGGCCACCAGATCCGCCGGCTCCCCGTCATCGAGGACAAGCGCCTCGTCGGCATGATCAGCGAGGCCGACCTCGCGACGCACCTGTCCGACGACCAGATGTCGGCCTGGGTCGAGAGCGTCTACGCCAGTAGGTGA
- a CDS encoding uridine kinase, translated as MRRVRLEAITWERLGDALAERLLELKPGDGSPWPRIAVDGPPAARPGDLAALVGEALRVRGRPSLAVDTGGFLRPASLRFEYGREDVEAYYSGWFDTAALWREVFGPLEPGGTGRVLPDLWDPAADRATRSAYVELPPGGVLLLHGPLLMGHWFPFDLTVHLKLSPGALRRRTPEDEQWTLPAFERYESETDPAGTADVVVRADDPRHPAWGGLPS; from the coding sequence ATGAGGCGCGTGCGACTCGAAGCGATCACCTGGGAACGGCTCGGCGACGCCCTCGCCGAGCGGCTGCTCGAACTGAAGCCGGGCGACGGGAGTCCATGGCCCCGTATCGCCGTCGACGGCCCGCCGGCCGCCCGGCCCGGTGACCTCGCCGCACTGGTCGGGGAGGCGCTGCGGGTGCGCGGCCGCCCCTCGCTCGCCGTGGACACGGGCGGGTTCCTGCGGCCCGCCTCGCTGCGCTTCGAATACGGGCGCGAGGACGTGGAGGCGTACTACAGCGGCTGGTTCGACACGGCCGCGCTGTGGCGCGAGGTCTTCGGACCGCTCGAACCCGGCGGTACGGGACGCGTCCTGCCGGACCTGTGGGACCCGGCGGCCGACCGCGCGACACGCAGCGCCTACGTCGAACTACCGCCCGGCGGCGTGCTGTTGCTGCACGGGCCGCTGCTCATGGGGCACTGGTTCCCGTTCGACCTGACCGTGCACCTGAAGCTGTCGCCGGGCGCGCTGCGACGGCGTACGCCGGAGGACGAGCAGTGGACGCTGCCGGCCTTCGAGCGCTACGAGAGCGAGACGGACCCGGCGGGCACGGCGGACGTGGTCGTACGGGCCGACGACCCCCGGCATCCGGCCTGGGGCGGGCTGCCCTCGTGA
- a CDS encoding DUF2293 domain-containing protein, whose amino-acid sequence MPAKARPDRAAHRRTPPPHTGLGGPVVVQPLKRRQCAECRREPLDLLTLEDGAPRCLDCADLGHLVYLPRGDWALTRRAREGSSLSAVVVRFHRRRGRYERQGVLVEEAALARAEERCLADADARARRRARDAARRAVQDASFTAAFAREILRLFPGCPPDRAEAIAAHASLRGSGRVGRSAAGRALSRAAVTAAVRAAVRHTETAYDALLMSGVPRGEARRRIAVPVEAVLAAWRARES is encoded by the coding sequence ATGCCCGCCAAGGCCCGCCCCGACCGGGCTGCTCACCGCCGGACTCCCCCGCCGCACACCGGGCTCGGCGGGCCGGTCGTCGTGCAGCCGCTGAAGCGCCGGCAGTGCGCGGAGTGCCGCCGGGAGCCGCTGGATCTGCTGACCCTGGAGGACGGGGCGCCGCGGTGCCTGGACTGCGCCGACCTCGGCCATCTCGTGTATCTGCCGCGCGGCGACTGGGCGCTCACCCGCCGTGCCAGGGAAGGCAGTTCGCTGTCGGCGGTGGTCGTGCGCTTCCATCGGCGGCGCGGCCGTTACGAGCGTCAGGGCGTCCTCGTGGAGGAGGCGGCGCTGGCCCGCGCCGAGGAGCGGTGCCTGGCGGACGCGGACGCGCGGGCCAGGCGCCGGGCGCGGGACGCGGCGCGCAGGGCGGTACAGGACGCGTCGTTCACGGCCGCGTTCGCCCGGGAGATCCTCCGGCTCTTCCCCGGCTGCCCGCCGGACCGGGCGGAGGCGATCGCGGCCCACGCGTCACTGCGCGGCAGCGGCCGGGTGGGGCGCAGCGCGGCGGGCCGCGCCCTGTCGCGGGCCGCGGTGACGGCGGCGGTGCGGGCGGCGGTGCGGCACACGGAGACCGCGTACGACGCATTGCTGATGAGCGGGGTGCCGCGGGGCGAGGCCAGGCGGAGAATCGCGGTGCCGGTGGAGGCGGTTCTGGCTGCGTGGCGCGCGCGGGAATCGTGA
- a CDS encoding DUF1772 domain-containing protein has protein sequence MIEGPYFVLTVLGALACGVSAGVFIAFSAFVMKGLAALPPAQGIAAMRAINVAAVSPAFMVVFLGAAALCVVLAVVTFVLWPEQGTVELLLGSALQLVGAFGVTVAANVPRNDALAKLDPEAPQSAGPWRAYVSGWLMWNHVRGGASLAASASFILALT, from the coding sequence ATGATCGAGGGACCGTACTTCGTGCTCACCGTGCTGGGCGCGCTCGCCTGCGGGGTGTCGGCGGGCGTCTTCATCGCGTTCTCGGCCTTCGTGATGAAAGGGCTCGCGGCGCTGCCGCCCGCGCAGGGCATCGCGGCGATGCGGGCGATCAACGTGGCCGCGGTCAGCCCGGCGTTCATGGTGGTGTTCCTGGGGGCCGCGGCGCTGTGCGTGGTGCTCGCCGTCGTGACGTTCGTGCTCTGGCCGGAGCAGGGCACCGTGGAGCTGCTGCTCGGCAGCGCGCTCCAGCTCGTCGGCGCGTTCGGCGTGACCGTCGCCGCGAACGTCCCGCGCAACGACGCGCTCGCGAAGCTCGATCCCGAGGCGCCGCAGAGCGCGGGACCGTGGCGTGCGTACGTGTCCGGGTGGCTGATGTGGAACCACGTCCGGGGTGGTGCGTCGCTGGCCGCGTCGGCCTCGTTCATCCTCGCCCTGACCTGA
- a CDS encoding glutamate synthase subunit beta, producing MADPKGFLTTPRQDWPRRPVEERVHDWDEVYVPGALLPIIEAQADRCMDCGVPFCHEACPLGNLIPEWNELVSRDDWRAASDRLHATNNFPEFTGRLCPAPCEAGCVLAINQPAVTIKNVEVAIADRAWQDGLAPPKPPDRLSGATIAVVGSGPAGLAAAQQLTRAGHTVAVFERDDRPGGLMRYGIPSFKMEKHHLDRRLAQLRDEGVRFRTSTEVGRDIGAADLRSRYDAVVLAVGATAWRELDVPGRELTGIVQAMEYLPLANRVCQGDIEASPLSAEGKHVVIVGGGDTGADCLGTAVREGAASVTQLDIYGQPGAERDELAEPWPTYPKIYRMSAAHEEAGELRTAPAADADARLFAASTLRFEGDEWGRVRALHLVEVDEARRPREGTSRELPADLVLLALGFSGPERGAGGPVGQLGLAMEDRGTLARDARFTTSVPGVFAAGDAARGQSLIVWAIAEGRSAAAAVDHWLTGSTRLPAPIGPYDRPMMA from the coding sequence ATGGCCGACCCCAAGGGCTTTCTCACCACCCCCCGGCAGGACTGGCCACGCCGCCCTGTCGAGGAGCGGGTCCATGACTGGGACGAGGTGTACGTCCCCGGGGCGCTCCTGCCGATCATCGAGGCGCAGGCCGACCGCTGCATGGACTGTGGGGTCCCGTTCTGTCACGAGGCGTGTCCGCTCGGGAACCTCATCCCGGAGTGGAACGAACTCGTGTCGCGGGACGACTGGCGGGCGGCGAGCGACCGGCTGCACGCCACGAACAACTTTCCCGAGTTCACCGGGCGCCTGTGCCCCGCCCCGTGCGAGGCGGGCTGTGTCCTGGCGATCAACCAGCCGGCCGTGACCATCAAGAACGTGGAGGTCGCCATCGCCGACCGCGCCTGGCAGGACGGTCTCGCCCCGCCCAAGCCGCCCGACCGGCTGTCCGGCGCCACGATCGCCGTGGTCGGCTCGGGCCCGGCGGGGCTCGCGGCCGCCCAGCAGCTCACGCGGGCGGGGCACACGGTCGCGGTCTTCGAGCGGGACGACCGGCCGGGCGGCCTGATGCGCTACGGCATCCCCTCTTTCAAGATGGAGAAGCACCATCTGGACCGCAGGCTGGCGCAGTTGAGGGACGAGGGGGTGCGTTTTCGTACGTCGACGGAGGTCGGCCGGGACATCGGTGCGGCCGATCTGCGGTCGCGCTACGACGCGGTGGTCCTCGCGGTCGGCGCCACGGCCTGGCGCGAACTGGACGTGCCGGGGCGGGAGTTGACCGGGATCGTGCAGGCGATGGAGTATCTGCCGCTGGCCAACCGCGTGTGCCAGGGCGACATCGAAGCCTCCCCTCTGTCGGCCGAGGGCAAGCACGTCGTGATCGTCGGCGGCGGCGACACCGGCGCCGACTGCCTGGGCACGGCGGTGCGCGAGGGCGCCGCGTCCGTCACGCAGCTGGACATCTACGGGCAGCCGGGCGCCGAGCGCGACGAGCTGGCCGAGCCCTGGCCGACGTATCCGAAGATCTACCGGATGTCCGCAGCCCACGAGGAGGCCGGGGAGCTGCGGACCGCGCCCGCGGCGGACGCCGACGCGCGCCTGTTCGCGGCGTCCACGCTGCGTTTCGAGGGGGACGAGTGGGGCCGGGTGAGGGCGCTGCATCTCGTCGAGGTCGACGAGGCGCGGCGGCCCCGGGAGGGCACGTCCCGGGAGCTGCCCGCCGATCTGGTGCTGCTCGCGCTCGGCTTCTCGGGGCCCGAGCGTGGCGCCGGCGGCCCGGTCGGCCAGCTCGGTCTGGCCATGGAGGACCGCGGCACGCTCGCCCGCGACGCGCGGTTCACGACCTCGGTGCCCGGCGTGTTCGCGGCCGGGGACGCGGCCCGCGGTCAGTCACTCATCGTGTGGGCGATCGCCGAGGGCCGCTCGGCCGCGGCCGCGGTCGACCACTGGCTGACCGGCTCGACGCGGCTGCCCGCGCCGATCGGGCCGTACGACCGTCCGATGATGGCCTGA